A portion of the Homalodisca vitripennis isolate AUS2020 unplaced genomic scaffold, UT_GWSS_2.1 ScUCBcl_1419;HRSCAF=5010, whole genome shotgun sequence genome contains these proteins:
- the LOC124371425 gene encoding LOW QUALITY PROTEIN: eukaryotic translation initiation factor 6-like (The sequence of the model RefSeq protein was modified relative to this genomic sequence to represent the inferred CDS: deleted 1 base in 1 codon): MATRVQFENNNEVGVFSLLTNSYCMVAIGGSENFYSVFEAELGETIPVIHASVAECRIIGRLCVGNRHGLLVPNTTTDTELQHIRNSLPDTVRIQRVEERLSALGNVISCNDYVALVHPDLDKETEEILADVLKVEVFRQTVASNVLVGSYCVLSNQGGLVHPQTSAQDQDELSSLLQVPLVAGTVNRGSDVVASGMVVNDWCAFCGMDTTSTEISVIESVFKLNEAQPSAITTTMRSSLIDSIA, encoded by the exons ATGGCTACTAGAGTTCAGTTCGAAAATAATAACGAAGTTGGAGTATTCAGCTTGTTGACAAATTCTTACTGTATGGTCGCTATTGGTGGCTCAGAAAACTTCTacag TGTTTTTGAGGCTGAGTTGGGAGAAACTATACCAGTA ATACACGCATCAGTTGCTGAATGTCGCATTATTGGCAGATTATGTGTTG GTAACCGTCACGGACTACTAGTCCCAAACACAACTACAGACACGGAGCTCCAACACATCCGCAACTCGCTGCCTGACACTGTGCGGATACAGAGGGTTGAGGAGAGGTTGTCTGCGCTCGGCAATGTAATCTCTTGCAACGATTATGTAGCTCTCGTTCATCCTGACCTGGATAAG gagACAGAAGAAATACTGGCAGATGTATTGAAAGTTGAAGTATTTCGTCAAACAGTAGCCAGCAATGTACTCGTGGGCTCGTACTGCGTATTGTCTAACCAAGGAGGGCTGGTACACCCCCAGACTTCTGCACAGGACCAAGACGAGCTTTCCTCCCTCCTACAAGTTCCTCTGGTG GCCGGCACAGTGAACCGAGGGTCAGATGTGGTCGCTTCGGGGATGGTGGTCAACGATTGGTGTGCATTCTGTGGTATGGACACCACCTCCACCGAGATCTCAGTCATCGAAAGTGTCTTTAAACTTAACGAGGCTCAGCCCTCTGCCATTACCACCACGATGAGGTCTTCACTCATCGACAG CATTGCGTGA